A segment of the Acetobacteroides hydrogenigenes genome:
AACGTGCTCTCGCAGGGCGCTGCCGACGATGCTATGGCCATGTACAAGCGCTTCCGTGGCGCCGAGCCAAGCCTCGAGCCACTTTTGAAGAACCGTGGACTAAAGTAGACCATCTACCGATTTAGCATACTTGATGAAGCAGCGGGGAGCAATCTCCGCTGCTTTCTTTTTATGCGAGCAGCAATCCGAAGGGCCATTCCCGAACCTCTTCTGCGCGTACGAACACTTCTGCAGCCGATCCCTCAAGATAAAAGCTCGTACAAACACCTCCAGCCGATGATCCCTAATCAGAAAAGTGCATCGCAACATCTTTCCCGCACCATCTCCCTATCCCAAACGACTGTCGGAGGCTGCAATATTTACTTAAACCAGCCGAACTCTAATATTGCAGCGCAATATTTATTTTACACCAGTCGAACTTGATTATTGCGTTGCAATACTTAAATTCGACTGGAATATTTTAATATTGTAGCCTAAATATTAAAATTACACCGGTCAAATTCAATATTGCGCTGCAATATTCAGCTATTCCGGTAGTATTCCAATATTGCAACCTCCGACAGCACCAACCGCATCGGAGATGGGCCACCGGAGGTCTGCGCATGGGCAACCCGCATCACCGATCGTCCGCCTAAGCCCTTCGAAGCCCCGCTTAGGTTGGGAGATAAGCCTCTAAAGGGCGAGCAAAGCCCATTCCCCCACACCGAATATATGCCGGAGGCCATTACAGGTAGCTGTTCATCATCGGTTAGTACGCGGTGGGTAATTAGTCATAAACTCTTGGGCAGGCCGAACGACCCTTTCGAAATTGTAGCTACTTTTGTAAACCTATCCGAATAAAGATGGCTAAAGGAAACTACAGCAAGAAGCCCCAAACCACCAACGTGGCAACCGTTGGGCTGGAGATGGGCAAGGTACCACCCCAAGCGCTCGACCTCGAAGAGGCCGTGCTGGGCGCAATGATGCTCGAGAAGGATGCGATAATGAACGTAATGGATGTGCTAAAGCCCGAGGCTTTCTACAAGGATGCGCACCAGAAGATCTTTATGGCCATCTCGCGCCTCTCCACCCGTATGGAGCCCATCGATATCTACACCGTATCGCAGGAGCTGAAGCGCACCGAGGAGCTCGACCTCGTCGGCGGTCCCTACTACCTTACGCAGCTTACGCTAAAGGTGGGATCGGCGGCGCACGTAGCCTTCCACGCCAAGATTATTGCCCAGAAGTACATCCAGCGCGAGCTGATCCGCATTTCAAGCGACATCCAGCGCAACTCGTTCGACGAGACCATCGACGTGGAGGAGCTGCTCGACACCGCGCAGATGGAGATCTTCAACCTGGCCGAAGGCAACGTTAAGAAGGAGGCCCTTAAGATGGACTCCATCGTTAAGGATGCCATTGCACAGATCGAGGAAGCCTCCAAGCGTACCGATGGATTGAGCGGGGTGCCCACCGGATTCGTGGGGCTCGACCGCCTCACCTCGGGATGGCAGCCTTCGGATCTCATCATCGTGGCGGCCCGTCCGGCGATGGGTAAAACGGCCTTCACCCTGTCGATGGCCCGTAACATGTCCGTAGACCACCGCAAGCCTGTGGCCTTCTTCTCGCTCGAAATGGGTGCCACCCAGCTGGCCATGCGTCTGATCATCGGCGAAACCGGCATCGAATCGGATAAGGTAAAGAACGGTAAGCTCGAGCCCCACGAGTGGGCACAGCTCGAGGTGCGCATCAAGGATCTTACCGAAGCGCCGCTCTTTATCGACGACACCCCTGCCCTCTCGATCTTCGAGTTCCGCAGCAAGGCGCGTCGCCTCAAAACACAGCATGACATTGCCATCATAATAATCGACTACCTGCAGCTGATGGTGGGACCACCCGAAACGCGCGGCAACCGCGAGCAGGAGGTGTCGGTGATCTCGCGCTCGCTTAAGGCCATTGCCAAGGAGCTCAACATCCCCATCATCGCCCTGTCGCAGCTTAACCGTTCGGTGGAAACGCGCGGCGGCAACAAGCGCCCGCAGCTATCGGACCTTCGCGAATCGGGAGCCATCGAGCAGGATGCCGATATCGTATCGTTCATCCACCGTCCCGAGTACTACGGGCACACCGAGGATGAGGACGGCAACTCGCTCATCGGCATCGCCGAGATCATCGTGGCCAAGCACCGTAACGGTTCGGTAGACGACGTGCGCCTACGCTTCCAAAAGGAGGGAGCCCGATTCCTCGACCTCGAGGATGGCGACATCAGCGCCTACGCCAACCTGCTACCTCAGGGCAACGCGTCAGGAGGCGGAATGGATGGCGGAGCACAGGCCTTTACCGTTGGCTCGAAGATGAACAACGACTTCCCTGGAGGCGGCGAGTTCGACCTTGGCATCAAGAACGGCTTTACCACAGATGTACCATTTTAATGCAGAACGGCGCTTAGCACTGTTGAAATAGCTCCACAGTTTGACGACTATTTTTAACAAACAACAGGAGGGGCTTGCTCTAACCTACTGCAAGCTGTCTTCATAAAGCGCTGCATCCATACCGTTTACAAGCCAGAAGCTATAAAAAGCGTTATTGGGGCAGCGGTTGGCCTCATTTTTGTTGAGTTACTTACCATAAAATAATTTAGGAATGAAAAAGTTACTACTACTAGTAAGCGCAGTGGCGCTACTATCAGGAATCGCTCAAGCGCAAAACCCAATCCCAAAGGGAACTAAAAATCTTAACGCAGGATTCGGACTTGGTGCTTACTCGGTACCCGTTTACTTTGGAATGGATTTCGGCATCGGATACGACCTATCAGTTGGCTTCGAAACCGCATTTCAGGATCGTGCCGACCACTACACAGCATGGAGCTTTGCCGGAAACTGCAACTACCACTTCAACCGAATACTGAACATCCCCAGAAACTTCGACTTCTACGCAGGTGGTAGCATTAATGCCGTTGCCTACAAGTACGACCACGACTACGTAGATAGAGAAACCGGGTTATTCCCAGGGATTCAGGTAGGCGGACGCTACTTCTTTACCCCAAACTTTGGCATTAACGCAGAATTCCGCGGAGGAGATATTCTCTCTGGAGGCAAATTTGGCGTGACATTCAAATTCTAATTCAAACTTACCATACAGCGTGTTTTATGGCGAGAGCGGTGGCTGAAACGCTCTCGCCTTTTTTTGCCTTTTTCCAATCTGCTATAAAATTCTAATTATCCATCAAAGTATAGGTGTAGCCTCTTTTTTTACGTACTTTTCAGAATTGAAGAGAAAGTAAACTCCTGTACAACTATTGTAGACCCTAACTTTACACTGATGAGAACTTGGATTTTAACAATAGCCCTCGCTGGACTTATAGGCAGCAGCGCATTTGGTCAACAACAATTCCAAAAAAAGAACTTTGTACCAACGCAGGGCGATACGCTCAGGTATCAGGTGCTGTTTCCCGAAAGCTATAGCGCCGACAAAAAATACCCCTTGGTAATCTTCCTTCACGGCTCTGGCGAACGTTCGAACGACAACATGCTACAGCTAAAGCATGGATCAAGAATGTTTACCAACCCCGTAAACATGGAGAAGCACCCTGCAATCGTTCTTTTCCCACAATGTCCAGCCACCGAAACCTGGATTGGGAATAGCCTTCCCCAACGCGACGAAAAGGCGAACATTGACTGGAGCCAAATGGCCAACACCCCCATTGCCCCATCGCTCGAAAAGGTGAAGAAGCTTATCGACTTCTACGTTGCCAACGAAAAGGTTGATCCTAGACGAATCTACATCATGGGGCTCTCGATGGGCGGCATGGGCACCTTCGACCTAGTGGCCCGCTACCCCAATCTGTTTGCTGCGGCAATTCCTATTTGCGGAGGCGTTTATGCACCTCGCCTTAAGGACGCGGCTAAAACCGTTAAATTTCGCATCTACCACGGCGATGCCGATCCTGTTGTTTCGTGCAGCAACTCGCGTCAGGCCTATCTAGCACTAAAAGAGTTTGGAGCGTGCGTAACCTACATAGAGTTCCCCGGCGTAGAGCACAACAGCTGGAATCCGGCCTTCAACCAGCCCGATTTCTTCGAATGGCTCTTTAAGCAGAAGAGAAAGAAGTAAGTTTTAGAATCTAAATTTCAGACTCGACTTCGCTCGGCTACCGGGCCGTTATCTATGGCATCTATTTTTTTAACTAACGACTAAAAAGGGGCTGCACCAACTACGATGCAGCCCCTTCTTTATATAATTGGACAGTAATGCAGCTTAGGTAAAAATGATCTGCGTACCCTGACCGCCGCACAGTTCATAGAACTGTCCAACAGTAAGGACATCCTTAACCTCGTCGCTCAAGTCGCTCTTCTTGAGCTTAAACATGTCCATCGCCAGCTTGCAGGCGTAGATTTCGCCGCCACCTGCGGTAATCATCTCCAGAAACTCAGGAACAGTAGGGATATCCAACTTCTCCATCTCGGCTCTCATCATCTTCGAAACACCAGCCTCAACACCGGGTAAAACGCCCAGCAGCGTTGGGAAAGGTAATCCGCCAGGCATGCGCATGGCAGGATTGCCAACGGCTGCCGTATGGAGGCTACTCATCTGCTTTTTGGTAATAGCATCAAGACCAAAGAAGGTAAAGAATACCTTAGTTTCGATGCCCTCCATTACGGCTCCGTTGGCCATTACTAGGGCAGCATACACATCTTCAAGACTCCCTTTGGCGCATATAATGCACACCTTTTTCAATGGATATTCTTCGTTGTTCATAGTATTCGGTTTTTGAGGGTTAAACGCAGCTTAGCGGTTTCTTAACACCGGCTATCTTGGTAGCCAACTTCAGAGGTGCTCCGGGAAAGAGCTCGTAGAAGCCCTTGATGTCTACAACACCCGACTTGCCAACGCTACGAATGGTAAGCGCCTCGCCCTTGGCCACCCTCTCGCGTAGGAAATCGAGCACATGGTAGTGCTTATCGGTAAGTTCAAGGTTGTTCTCCTTTGCAATCGCAGCAGCCACCTCTTTGGTCCACTGGTTAGCGTTTTCGAGGTAGCCTTCGTCGTTTACATCTACCATTACGCCTGCGTATTCTTTTTGTGCCATGTCTTTATTTTGTTTTGTTTTTGTTACGTTGTTCTTGTTTATTAAGACGCGATAAATCGCGTCTCTACCGATTCCTGTTAAACCTTCTTCTTGCCGGCTAGGCTGAACTTGCTTGATACCGGTAGCCTCCGATTCTTCAGCAAGAACTCCCAGTATATAAGCTTAAACGCCAGCTTGCCCCAGTGGTTTAGTCGGGTTACGCCCAAAAGCTTCATAGGCCCAATACCTGGAAGAGGATACATGCCGGGCAGCGGCTCGTTGGTATAGTCGAAGTCGATAAGCGTTCCCTTGCCATGCCCCGTTTCGATGAAGCAGTTGGCATGCCCATCGAACTGGTGCGAGGGCGCCTTGCCGTTGGCATACTCCACGATGTTCTCGGCCAGCACATCGGCGGCGAAGTGGGCAACCGATCCCGCCTTGGAGGTGGGCAGGTTGGCCGCATCGCCAATGGCAAACACGTTGGGCTTATGCACCGATTGCATCGTTCCCTTATCCACCTGCACGTAGTTCATATCGTCCACCAAACCCGATGAGGCTAGGAACTCCTCGCCTAGGTTAACGGGCACCACCACCAGACCGTCGAACTCCACCTCGCGCCCGTCGTACGAGCGGATGATGTTCTTCTCTTCGTCCACTCCCTCCACGTAGAAGTCGGTTACTACCGTTATATTTTTTTCTTCGAGCACCGAGCTCAGCATCTTGGTGGCAACGGGCTTGGTAAATGCGCCCGACATCGGCGTGGTGTAGATGATCTCCACCTTATCGCGAATGCCCTTCTTGGCGAAGAAGGCATCAGCCAAAAAGACGAACTCCAGCGGAGCAATGGGGCACTTGTAGGGTAGCTCGGTGATGGTCATCACCAGCTTGCCGCCTCGGAAATCCTTCAGATAGTCGTGCAGCGCTACAGCCCCCTCGAAGGTGTAGAAGTCGAAGATGTTCTTGTACCAGCGCTCGCCAACCAAGCCGGGCGTTTCGGATGGAGTTGGCACCGTACCCGTAGCCACAATCAGGATATCGTAGCGGATGGCCTCGCCACCTACAAGGTTTACCACATTCTCCTCGGCATCGATGCTAAGAATATCGGCAACCGTGAACTTTACGTTACGAGGAATGAACGCATCCTTCTTCTTCACCACATCCTTAGGCGAGTAAATCCCAAAGGGGATAAACAGGAAACCGGGCTGGTAGTAGTGGATGTTGTTTCGGTCTAAAACCTCAATCTCCCACTCCTTTCGGTCGAGCATCTTTGCCAGCTTATTTGCCATTATGGTGCCAGCCGTTCCCGCACCAAGTATTACCACTTTTTTCATCCTTTTCTATTTCGTTTTTCGGATGGAACCTCTAAAGTCTTGCAGATTCAAAATTTTATATAATTTCGTTCGGGTTGATCGCCCTCTGCTAGTGCAATATTACGACGGAGATTAACGCATTATCAATTGGATGGCATGATAAAGATCAGCACATGATATTTATCACATTTATAAAACGAGCAAAAACATGGGAAATAACGGGATGCTGTGCTCATGCAAGGAATGTATTGTCCGAAACCTCATCTTCGAGCATGTTTCGGTGGATGAGCTAGCCGACTACTGCTCCACCAAAACCGAGCGAAACTACAAAAAGGGAGAAGCCATCATCCACGAGGGCGACCCCATCACCTCGTTCCTGTACATCCAGAAGGGGCTGGTGAAGCTGCACCGCCACACAGCCGACTCGGCCTACGACCAGATCATCTCCATAGCCCTACCGTTCGACCTCATCAGCATCCTCTCCGTTTTTTCGGATACCCGCTACAACCTCTCCATCACCGCCATCGAGGATACGGTGGTGTGCGAGTTCGACCTAAATAGAATTAAGGATTTGGTAAGAACCAACGGCGAGTTTGCGCTCGACCTACTAGCGCGCATCAGCCGAACCACCGACAACATCCTCCGCCGTAACAACGACATCAACAGCAAAAACCTGCGCGGGCGCATCGCCTACATCCTGCTCTTCTTTTCCAACGACATCTACAAAAACCGATTCTTCGAGCTGCCCATCTCGCGAAAGGAGATCGCCGAGCTCATCGGGATGACCACCGAGAACGTCATCCGCATCCTCTCCGAGTTTCGGAAGGAGCACATCATTCGGATAAACGGTAAGGAAATTGAGATTGAGGATGCCGATAAGCTGAAGATGATCTGCCTGCACGGATAATGCTAGACCTTGAAGTAACCTGAAGTGGCTGCCAAAGATTCAGACGTGGCGGCTAATAAAATAGTAGTGGTCGCCAAGGATTCAAACATGATAGTTAGCTTGCCAGCGGAAGCCTACAGCAGCCGCTTGAGCTCAATCAGATCACGAATCTGGTAGGTAGGAGCAAACGAGCCCTCGTCCCCTTGCGGAGTGTAGAACACCTGATCGATACCCGCGTTGCGAGCCCCCACGATATCCACCTCAAAGTCATCGCCCACCATCAGCGCCCTACTAGGTTTGCACCCCGCTTCGCGAAGCGCCTGCTCGAAGATGCGCACGTCGGGCTTCTGGTGCCCCACGTTCTCGGAGGTAAGCATCAGATCGAAATACTGCTCTAGCCCGCACGCCTTAAGCTTAATCCACTGCACCTCGTTAAAGCCGTTGGTGATAATCAGCATGCGGTAGCCGCGCTTCCGGAGGTACTCCATCACCTCCATGGCATTCGGCATCAGCGACGTTTTGGTTGGGCTGTCGGCAATGTAGCGCACGTCGAGCGTTTGGGCCAGCACCTCGTCCTTCACCTTCGCCGACTTAAGGGTCAGTGAAAAGCGCATCTTTCGGAGCGTATCCTTTGCCACCCTACCGTGGCGGTACTCGGCCCAAAGGCGCTCGTTATGCTTCTGGAATATCTCGTGAAACTCATCGAAGGTTTTA
Coding sequences within it:
- the dnaB gene encoding replicative DNA helicase; the protein is MAKGNYSKKPQTTNVATVGLEMGKVPPQALDLEEAVLGAMMLEKDAIMNVMDVLKPEAFYKDAHQKIFMAISRLSTRMEPIDIYTVSQELKRTEELDLVGGPYYLTQLTLKVGSAAHVAFHAKIIAQKYIQRELIRISSDIQRNSFDETIDVEELLDTAQMEIFNLAEGNVKKEALKMDSIVKDAIAQIEEASKRTDGLSGVPTGFVGLDRLTSGWQPSDLIIVAARPAMGKTAFTLSMARNMSVDHRKPVAFFSLEMGATQLAMRLIIGETGIESDKVKNGKLEPHEWAQLEVRIKDLTEAPLFIDDTPALSIFEFRSKARRLKTQHDIAIIIIDYLQLMVGPPETRGNREQEVSVISRSLKAIAKELNIPIIALSQLNRSVETRGGNKRPQLSDLRESGAIEQDADIVSFIHRPEYYGHTEDEDGNSLIGIAEIIVAKHRNGSVDDVRLRFQKEGARFLDLEDGDISAYANLLPQGNASGGGMDGGAQAFTVGSKMNNDFPGGGEFDLGIKNGFTTDVPF
- a CDS encoding YjjG family noncanonical pyrimidine nucleotidase, which encodes MNLKPIIRQLGGKPYTHIFFDLDRTLWDFEGNARVTLSDLYQEFELFRHFKTFDEFHEIFQKHNERLWAEYRHGRVAKDTLRKMRFSLTLKSAKVKDEVLAQTLDVRYIADSPTKTSLMPNAMEVMEYLRKRGYRMLIITNGFNEVQWIKLKACGLEQYFDLMLTSENVGHQKPDVRIFEQALREAGCKPSRALMVGDDFEVDIVGARNAGIDQVFYTPQGDEGSFAPTYQIRDLIELKRLL
- the sqr gene encoding type III sulfide quinone reductase, selenoprotein subtype, whose amino-acid sequence is MKKVVILGAGTAGTIMANKLAKMLDRKEWEIEVLDRNNIHYYQPGFLFIPFGIYSPKDVVKKKDAFIPRNVKFTVADILSIDAEENVVNLVGGEAIRYDILIVATGTVPTPSETPGLVGERWYKNIFDFYTFEGAVALHDYLKDFRGGKLVMTITELPYKCPIAPLEFVFLADAFFAKKGIRDKVEIIYTTPMSGAFTKPVATKMLSSVLEEKNITVVTDFYVEGVDEEKNIIRSYDGREVEFDGLVVVPVNLGEEFLASSGLVDDMNYVQVDKGTMQSVHKPNVFAIGDAANLPTSKAGSVAHFAADVLAENIVEYANGKAPSHQFDGHANCFIETGHGKGTLIDFDYTNEPLPGMYPLPGIGPMKLLGVTRLNHWGKLAFKLIYWEFLLKNRRLPVSSKFSLAGKKKV
- a CDS encoding TusE/DsrC/DsvC family sulfur relay protein, which produces MAQKEYAGVMVDVNDEGYLENANQWTKEVAAAIAKENNLELTDKHYHVLDFLRERVAKGEALTIRSVGKSGVVDIKGFYELFPGAPLKLATKIAGVKKPLSCV
- a CDS encoding DsrE/DsrF/DrsH-like family protein, whose product is MNNEEYPLKKVCIICAKGSLEDVYAALVMANGAVMEGIETKVFFTFFGLDAITKKQMSSLHTAAVGNPAMRMPGGLPFPTLLGVLPGVEAGVSKMMRAEMEKLDIPTVPEFLEMITAGGGEIYACKLAMDMFKLKKSDLSDEVKDVLTVGQFYELCGGQGTQIIFT
- a CDS encoding Crp/Fnr family transcriptional regulator — encoded protein: MGNNGMLCSCKECIVRNLIFEHVSVDELADYCSTKTERNYKKGEAIIHEGDPITSFLYIQKGLVKLHRHTADSAYDQIISIALPFDLISILSVFSDTRYNLSITAIEDTVVCEFDLNRIKDLVRTNGEFALDLLARISRTTDNILRRNNDINSKNLRGRIAYILLFFSNDIYKNRFFELPISRKEIAELIGMTTENVIRILSEFRKEHIIRINGKEIEIEDADKLKMICLHG
- a CDS encoding outer membrane beta-barrel protein yields the protein MKKLLLLVSAVALLSGIAQAQNPIPKGTKNLNAGFGLGAYSVPVYFGMDFGIGYDLSVGFETAFQDRADHYTAWSFAGNCNYHFNRILNIPRNFDFYAGGSINAVAYKYDHDYVDRETGLFPGIQVGGRYFFTPNFGINAEFRGGDILSGGKFGVTFKF
- a CDS encoding carboxylesterase family protein gives rise to the protein MRTWILTIALAGLIGSSAFGQQQFQKKNFVPTQGDTLRYQVLFPESYSADKKYPLVIFLHGSGERSNDNMLQLKHGSRMFTNPVNMEKHPAIVLFPQCPATETWIGNSLPQRDEKANIDWSQMANTPIAPSLEKVKKLIDFYVANEKVDPRRIYIMGLSMGGMGTFDLVARYPNLFAAAIPICGGVYAPRLKDAAKTVKFRIYHGDADPVVSCSNSRQAYLALKEFGACVTYIEFPGVEHNSWNPAFNQPDFFEWLFKQKRKK